From one Paenibacillus sp. FSL K6-1330 genomic stretch:
- a CDS encoding DEAD/DEAH box helicase family protein: MNLNYFIESMPNIDSNQSLREPQVDAYRAVYKHFVNDKKKEHSIIVLPTGVGKTGLMGILPFGISFGRVLIVTPQLVIKDAVLDSLDPEHPRNFWLARNIFEKYEDLPSVIEYDRKTSDWELQEANIVILNIQKLQERLDSSLINRVPSNFFDVIIIDEAHHSTAPTWETSMEFFSDAKVIKLTGTPFRTDGEKIEGEFVYKYPLSKAMAKGFVKSLERIHYIPDQIFLTLNKKDDTVYSLEQIRDMNLKDEDWVTKSIAYSKECSIKVVEESIKILEEKRKTGIPHKIIAVACSIWHAEQIQELYEQQGLDVSLVHSKLKKDELAVRLKSIENHKVQVVIHVAKLGEGYDHKYLSIAAIFRPFRSQLPYEQFVGRVLRSIDAEEVVSPEDNIACVVHHKELGLDKLWEFYKNEKKKSDVIKYLDRSEESFERLTKARVEKQTGDVIEDGIGITEKDIFIGTELLEERERRINEEHQKLNQLKELLPNLPDETLRQMIRREEEGEPSAKILRPDKFLYRKKRDLDDRIKKEMVPEIILQYNISNEGNELSNSKLFTGKYSWLLKRVQSNTGLIAAYIEKRVNDLVGNHDRNTWKPEEYDAAKQHAEDVFILIQKILDSELKKE; encoded by the coding sequence ATGAATTTAAATTACTTTATCGAGTCGATGCCCAATATTGATTCTAATCAAAGTTTACGAGAACCACAGGTTGATGCTTATCGTGCTGTGTATAAACATTTTGTAAACGATAAAAAGAAAGAGCACTCAATTATTGTTCTTCCAACAGGAGTTGGAAAGACAGGATTAATGGGGATTCTTCCATTTGGCATTTCATTTGGGCGCGTTTTAATTGTGACTCCTCAACTTGTTATAAAAGATGCAGTTTTAGACTCCCTCGACCCTGAACATCCTAGGAATTTTTGGCTTGCAAGAAATATCTTTGAGAAGTATGAAGATTTGCCTTCTGTAATTGAATATGATCGTAAGACAAGCGATTGGGAGTTACAAGAAGCCAACATAGTTATACTTAATATTCAAAAGTTACAAGAGAGATTGGATAGCTCACTTATAAATAGAGTTCCTTCTAATTTTTTTGATGTAATAATTATTGACGAAGCTCATCATTCCACTGCTCCAACGTGGGAAACTTCAATGGAATTCTTTTCAGATGCTAAAGTCATTAAGTTAACAGGTACCCCATTTAGGACAGATGGTGAAAAAATAGAGGGTGAATTTGTTTACAAATATCCACTAAGTAAAGCAATGGCAAAAGGGTTTGTGAAGAGTTTAGAGAGAATTCACTATATACCCGATCAAATTTTCCTAACACTCAATAAAAAGGATGATACTGTTTATTCCCTTGAACAAATTCGAGATATGAATTTAAAGGATGAGGATTGGGTGACAAAATCTATCGCCTATTCAAAGGAGTGTAGTATCAAGGTTGTAGAGGAGAGTATTAAGATTCTCGAAGAAAAAAGAAAAACTGGTATACCGCATAAGATAATTGCCGTTGCTTGCAGTATTTGGCATGCCGAGCAAATACAAGAGCTATATGAGCAGCAGGGTTTAGACGTTTCCCTAGTACATAGTAAGTTAAAAAAAGATGAATTAGCAGTAAGATTAAAATCAATCGAAAATCATAAGGTTCAGGTTGTAATTCATGTAGCAAAACTCGGAGAAGGTTATGACCATAAATACTTATCGATAGCGGCTATATTTAGACCATTTAGATCACAACTTCCATACGAACAATTTGTTGGAAGGGTGCTAAGATCAATTGATGCTGAAGAAGTTGTTTCTCCCGAAGATAATATTGCTTGTGTGGTACATCATAAAGAATTGGGATTAGATAAGTTGTGGGAGTTCTACAAAAATGAAAAAAAGAAAAGTGACGTCATTAAGTACCTAGATCGCAGTGAAGAATCTTTTGAACGTTTAACCAAAGCTAGGGTTGAAAAGCAAACTGGAGACGTGATTGAAGATGGAATAGGAATTACTGAGAAGGATATTTTTATTGGAACAGAACTACTAGAAGAACGAGAGAGACGTATTAATGAAGAACATCAAAAGTTAAATCAATTAAAAGAGTTACTACCTAACTTACCGGATGAAACTCTAAGACAAATGATCCGCCGAGAAGAGGAAGGAGAACCAAGTGCTAAGATTCTTCGACCAGATAAATTCTTGTACCGGAAGAAAAGAGATTTGGATGACAGGATAAAAAAAGAAATGGTCCCTGAAATAATTTTGCAATATAATATCTCTAATGAAGGAAATGAACTGAGCAACTCGAAATTATTCACAGGGAAATATAGTTGGCTCCTCAAAAGAGTGCAAAGTAATACTGGTTTAATAGCTGCATACATTGAGAAGAGAGTAAATGATCTTGTAGGAAATCATGACCGAAATACTTGGAAACCAGAGGAGTACGACGCTGCAAAACAACATGCAGAAGATGTGTTTATTCTTATACAGAAGATACTGGATTCCGAATTGAAAAAGGAGTAG
- a CDS encoding YolD-like family protein, with the protein MTTRKKLEGNGLWESSRMMLPEHKEIIIRRQLEEGRKDRPTLDPQEMELIEQALAKSFHEHRAVTIRLFDEYLDTELTGIVVLIHTFRREIKLSMSEGEWHWIKIDEIVSAN; encoded by the coding sequence ATGACAACAAGAAAAAAGCTGGAGGGTAACGGACTTTGGGAGTCCAGTCGTATGATGCTTCCGGAACATAAAGAAATAATCATACGCCGGCAGCTGGAAGAGGGTAGGAAGGATCGGCCAACGCTGGATCCGCAGGAGATGGAGTTGATTGAACAAGCGCTGGCCAAGTCATTTCATGAGCACCGCGCTGTTACAATAAGGTTGTTTGATGAGTATTTAGATACTGAGTTAACGGGTATTGTCGTATTGATCCACACGTTTAGACGAGAGATCAAATTGTCTATGTCTGAAGGTGAGTGGCATTGGATTAAGATCGATGAAATTGTTTCGGCTAATTGA
- a CDS encoding BhlA/UviB family holin-like peptide — protein MENEVVKYFITQGPFALLFVWLLIYVMRANKEREGRLQDLLDKFSDKYDVIIGELRDIKDRFPRH, from the coding sequence ATGGAGAATGAAGTCGTTAAATACTTTATAACACAAGGACCATTTGCCTTGTTATTTGTATGGCTGCTAATTTATGTGATGCGAGCCAACAAGGAACGAGAGGGTAGATTACAGGATTTGTTGGACAAGTTTAGTGATAAATATGACGTGATTATCGGAGAACTTCGAGACATCAAAGATCGATTCCCAAGGCACTGA
- a CDS encoding ATP-dependent DNA ligase: MFIDPMLLATAKNPFSHSNYIFEPKIDGHRLLFSQQSGRIRLYTRHETECTQQYPELLVPFDDDILLDGEVACAGPDGVDFEEVMIRFKASKDQRIKQLTIASPVTFVVFDILQYKGQDLRKMPLLQRKEILAGIKMPNQQFGVIPFVEGAGEALFNQMVNRKLEGMVGKRKNSLYVSSRSPAWQKVINWSYTDVIITGYRKDEFGLLAAVQNESGELRPAGIVEYVTKATRKEFYSMSRSLVTGEDKKFVYLSPTIRGRVKFRNWFKSGMLRTPVLTELIG, encoded by the coding sequence ATGTTTATTGATCCGATGTTACTCGCAACAGCTAAAAACCCATTCAGTCATTCAAACTATATATTCGAGCCTAAAATAGACGGGCACAGGCTCTTGTTCTCCCAACAGTCCGGCCGGATACGGCTCTATACTCGTCACGAAACGGAATGTACCCAACAATACCCCGAATTGTTGGTTCCGTTTGATGATGACATCCTTCTGGATGGAGAAGTAGCGTGTGCCGGTCCCGACGGCGTGGACTTTGAGGAAGTCATGATCCGGTTTAAAGCAAGTAAGGACCAGCGCATCAAGCAACTGACCATAGCTTCTCCAGTTACGTTTGTTGTGTTCGACATATTGCAATACAAAGGGCAAGACCTTCGGAAGATGCCACTGCTACAGCGCAAAGAGATCCTTGCCGGCATAAAAATGCCAAATCAGCAATTTGGCGTCATCCCCTTCGTGGAAGGCGCGGGCGAGGCGTTGTTTAATCAGATGGTGAATCGAAAACTTGAAGGGATGGTCGGCAAGCGAAAGAATAGTCTATATGTAAGCAGTCGATCACCAGCCTGGCAGAAGGTTATCAATTGGTCGTATACTGACGTGATTATAACCGGGTACAGGAAAGACGAATTCGGATTACTTGCCGCGGTTCAGAATGAGTCAGGCGAACTCCGGCCTGCTGGAATTGTGGAATACGTAACAAAGGCAACCAGGAAAGAGTTCTATTCAATGAGTCGATCACTTGTAACAGGCGAGGATAAGAAATTTGTTTATTTGAGTCCAACGATCAGGGGGCGGGTGAAATTTAGAAACTGGTTCAAATCGGGGATGTTGCGGACGCCGGTATTAACTGAGCTCATAGGATGA
- a CDS encoding prophage endopeptidase tail family protein yields MPNPTLQVFDKNLKRTGTLIDAYNIERRRRLNSDYELSFLVPMTSEDYLEKIQIKGHVRDERGQYYVINTRQRQRDKKKLTAQITCTHVMFKLNDYKVPYDEYIDEAYGTHISTLINKISAWTGGRFTFQIHDTFDMWDIKDFGRTTALAALNQVINTYKAEIRPDNFVIHIHKKIGSQNDRYEYRTKKNIISDSFKDDSTNLVTRMYAHMKDGRTWVGMSADNLTAEERSLLQSVPGAIQNGKIMVNYLLSPYVNYWGSDSVPYFDGENIQQNIEDPVELLKSTREELRKKEMPEFEITITAADLHKIDREEHPPDLGDAASAYDPKMEMNRIAMRIVELVEYPYSNDQHSKVMLANFALKDDIDLIADLERSRKVMDNLLSGGKIRTEVFEAAAKQAITDINNSKTELVYPPEGGILAREKNNLNNQVRFTAAGIGISTDGWQTIRSAITARGVVAETIIGQLGSFVSMLIGSGNNITQINTNGIAAGHANFGSAPFRVDMQGNVVANRLTANSANIYSSNFMNGAIVGSSINVGNGMFTVSSGGHMVAQSGEFRGRISASTIDGTNITGGDILGSRIRTASYGERIELDPDGFVFYDGYNARRVTLGTNPSANISGHTYYNSSGQSQGLIYAIDYELHVIGNYGLRLGSSSGITNLQGSVHFSNGSSVTGLSILSISGLQSELLSLRSQIDSLRNSYNNHRHSVTLPTHNHGRTENQNWGGTFPTSTP; encoded by the coding sequence TTGCCTAATCCAACATTGCAGGTATTCGACAAGAATTTGAAGCGTACCGGCACGCTGATCGATGCCTATAACATTGAACGACGAAGACGGCTCAATAGCGATTATGAGCTGTCTTTTTTAGTGCCTATGACCAGCGAGGACTATTTGGAAAAGATCCAGATCAAGGGCCACGTCCGGGATGAGCGCGGGCAATATTACGTGATCAATACCCGGCAGCGGCAGCGGGATAAGAAGAAGCTGACGGCACAAATCACCTGCACGCATGTGATGTTCAAACTTAACGATTACAAGGTACCGTATGACGAGTACATCGATGAGGCTTACGGGACCCACATCTCGACGTTGATAAATAAAATCAGCGCATGGACCGGCGGCCGCTTTACATTCCAGATTCACGACACTTTCGATATGTGGGATATTAAGGACTTCGGCCGGACGACTGCACTCGCTGCGCTGAATCAGGTAATAAACACATACAAAGCTGAGATCCGACCAGATAACTTTGTGATTCATATCCATAAGAAGATCGGTTCTCAGAATGATCGGTACGAATACCGGACGAAGAAGAACATCATTTCCGATTCGTTTAAGGACGACAGCACAAACCTTGTAACCCGAATGTATGCTCATATGAAAGACGGTCGGACGTGGGTTGGGATGTCTGCAGATAACCTGACAGCCGAAGAACGAAGCCTCCTCCAGTCGGTACCGGGGGCCATTCAGAACGGGAAGATCATGGTTAACTATCTGCTTTCCCCATATGTGAATTATTGGGGCAGTGATTCGGTACCGTACTTCGACGGCGAAAACATCCAGCAGAATATTGAAGATCCCGTGGAGCTATTAAAGTCCACACGGGAGGAGCTGCGGAAAAAGGAAATGCCGGAATTTGAAATCACGATAACAGCAGCGGACCTGCACAAGATCGATAGGGAGGAACACCCACCAGACCTGGGGGACGCTGCTTCAGCGTATGATCCGAAGATGGAAATGAACCGGATAGCGATGCGGATCGTGGAGCTGGTTGAGTACCCATATTCGAACGATCAGCACAGCAAAGTCATGCTGGCCAACTTTGCCCTGAAGGATGACATCGACCTGATTGCAGACCTTGAACGTTCCCGGAAGGTGATGGATAACCTGCTTTCCGGCGGGAAGATCCGGACAGAGGTATTTGAAGCTGCAGCGAAACAAGCAATCACGGACATAAACAATTCCAAGACGGAATTGGTCTATCCACCGGAAGGCGGTATTCTGGCCAGGGAGAAAAATAACCTCAACAATCAAGTAAGGTTCACAGCTGCCGGCATAGGTATTTCAACGGATGGCTGGCAAACCATTAGATCGGCTATTACTGCCCGCGGAGTAGTAGCTGAAACGATTATCGGCCAGCTCGGGAGCTTCGTATCCATGCTGATCGGCAGCGGCAATAACATAACCCAGATCAACACGAACGGCATTGCTGCAGGTCATGCAAACTTCGGCAGCGCTCCATTTCGGGTGGACATGCAGGGCAATGTGGTAGCCAATCGGTTAACAGCGAACTCGGCCAATATCTACTCGTCGAACTTTATGAATGGGGCCATTGTGGGTTCGTCCATTAATGTAGGGAATGGAATGTTCACGGTTAGCTCAGGCGGGCACATGGTCGCACAAAGTGGGGAGTTTAGAGGAAGGATATCTGCTTCAACAATTGACGGTACTAACATCACCGGCGGGGACATCTTAGGTAGCCGAATCCGGACAGCTTCCTATGGAGAGCGCATTGAACTTGATCCAGACGGATTTGTTTTCTACGATGGTTATAATGCTAGACGTGTAACCCTCGGAACCAATCCTTCAGCGAATATTTCAGGGCATACTTATTATAATTCTTCTGGGCAGTCACAAGGGCTGATTTATGCAATTGATTATGAACTACACGTGATAGGTAATTATGGGCTACGCTTAGGATCCAGCAGCGGGATTACTAATTTACAAGGGAGCGTTCACTTTTCAAATGGCTCATCTGTAACAGGACTTAGTATTTTAAGCATAAGTGGTCTACAATCAGAGCTATTATCATTACGATCACAAATAGACTCACTCAGAAATTCCTATAACAATCACAGGCATTCAGTCACACTTCCAACCCATAATCACGGACGAACGGAAAACCAAAATTGGGGTGGGACCTTCCCAACCTCAACTCCGTAG
- a CDS encoding stalk domain-containing protein codes for MKKWAYLLGGIVIGALVATSGSAVAAQVKSMVGQKVTGEYKVIVNGKELQDKGAVIGGRTNAPVRAISDSIGAELKVDNNTKTITIMTNNSSDVSSSSKGNEVNNLQVSLLLEQKKFLEEEIEKLEQVKKHDEEQYALLQEGLPKDLLKDSLFSVNKQITEKNQELNKINAELEELNK; via the coding sequence ATGAAGAAATGGGCATATTTATTAGGTGGCATTGTAATTGGGGCTCTAGTAGCTACATCCGGCAGTGCTGTTGCAGCTCAAGTTAAGAGTATGGTTGGACAGAAAGTAACTGGTGAATATAAGGTCATCGTTAATGGTAAGGAGCTTCAGGACAAAGGTGCTGTTATTGGTGGAAGAACTAATGCGCCTGTTCGAGCCATTTCCGACTCTATAGGGGCTGAACTAAAAGTGGATAATAACACAAAGACGATCACAATTATGACGAATAATTCTTCGGATGTGTCTTCATCTTCTAAAGGAAACGAAGTAAACAACTTACAAGTGTCACTACTACTGGAGCAAAAAAAATTCTTAGAGGAGGAAATAGAAAAGTTAGAACAGGTGAAAAAACATGACGAGGAACAGTACGCTCTTTTACAAGAAGGATTACCTAAAGACTTACTAAAAGATTCACTTTTCAGCGTTAACAAGCAGATAACTGAAAAAAATCAGGAATTGAACAAGATTAACGCTGAACTTGAAGAGTTAAATAAATAA
- a CDS encoding phage tail domain-containing protein — protein sequence MDVSVNGEWISGTGAVLVYRNIPGLPEATENTVQIAERDGEIDFGSTYGARPVGLGFFITSDYDTTVSLLMRQFNTRRGVLDLVFSDRPGKHYFAQYRSTMSWDESTGNRVIDIPLKMYDPFPESDEKITELNITRSPQVVSVQSLGDERASPVIVLTNVGTTTLQSFKIRNEYLMEG from the coding sequence ATGGACGTGTCTGTAAATGGAGAATGGATTTCGGGAACAGGCGCAGTGCTGGTTTACCGGAACATACCCGGTTTGCCAGAAGCGACGGAGAATACCGTGCAGATCGCCGAGCGGGACGGAGAAATTGATTTTGGAAGTACGTATGGAGCCCGGCCAGTTGGCCTGGGCTTTTTTATTACCAGCGATTATGACACAACTGTTTCCTTGCTTATGCGCCAATTTAACACCCGACGCGGCGTTCTGGATCTAGTGTTTTCAGACCGCCCTGGCAAACACTATTTTGCTCAGTACCGCAGTACGATGAGTTGGGACGAATCGACCGGAAACCGAGTGATCGATATACCGCTCAAGATGTACGACCCATTTCCCGAGAGTGACGAGAAGATTACAGAATTGAATATCACACGGTCACCGCAAGTGGTATCCGTCCAATCTCTTGGTGATGAGCGGGCCAGTCCAGTTATCGTACTCACCAATGTCGGAACGACCACGCTGCAGAGCTTCAAAATTCGTAACGAATATCTCATGGAAGGATGA
- a CDS encoding cysteine desulfurase family protein produces MRLVYLDHAASTPVHPEVAERMMNVMTSQYGNASSVHAFGREAKKIVNGARDRIASLLGCQSDELVLTGGGTESDNLAILGLLESLGVNGKHVITSAVEHHAVLHTCHELERRGCEVTYVPVDSTGRVSVEDIAGAIQDNTVLVTIMYGNNEVGTVQPISEIGELCRSRGIVFHTDAVQALGSEAINCRELPVDMWSFSAHKINGPQGVGALVVRRGLSVSPRLFGGLQEKKRRAGTENMAGIAGFAAAVEWTVKNMETRIQHYRELRSTLLEGFRQEIGEDAFVINGNSEHYLPHILNISFPGANTETMLMNLDMEGIAAASGSACTSGSLEISHVLQAMKLSDPVLRSAIRFSFGLGNTTQEMEHTAQKIGTILNRLRK; encoded by the coding sequence ATGAGATTAGTATATTTGGATCATGCCGCATCAACCCCGGTTCATCCGGAGGTTGCTGAGCGGATGATGAATGTGATGACAAGCCAATACGGCAATGCTTCAAGCGTTCATGCTTTTGGACGGGAAGCGAAGAAGATCGTCAACGGGGCGCGTGATCGAATTGCGTCCCTTTTGGGATGCCAATCGGACGAGCTGGTGCTCACCGGAGGCGGCACCGAAAGCGATAATTTGGCTATACTGGGATTGCTGGAGTCGCTTGGCGTGAATGGCAAGCATGTGATTACGTCAGCAGTTGAACACCATGCGGTGCTTCATACATGCCATGAGCTGGAACGGCGGGGCTGTGAGGTTACCTATGTCCCCGTCGATTCTACTGGGCGTGTCTCTGTGGAGGACATTGCGGGTGCGATTCAGGATAACACGGTGCTGGTCACCATCATGTATGGCAATAATGAAGTAGGCACCGTTCAGCCGATCAGCGAAATCGGCGAGCTCTGCCGCAGCCGGGGCATCGTGTTTCATACCGATGCTGTTCAGGCATTGGGATCGGAGGCGATCAACTGCCGCGAGCTGCCGGTGGACATGTGGAGTTTTTCCGCCCACAAAATCAACGGACCCCAAGGCGTCGGAGCATTGGTTGTCCGCAGAGGACTCAGCGTATCTCCACGTCTGTTCGGAGGGCTGCAGGAGAAGAAACGCCGTGCCGGAACAGAGAATATGGCCGGCATCGCCGGTTTTGCGGCAGCAGTGGAATGGACCGTTAAGAATATGGAGACGCGTATCCAGCATTATCGCGAGCTGAGATCGACGCTGCTTGAAGGGTTTCGTCAGGAGATTGGCGAGGATGCTTTTGTAATCAACGGAAATTCGGAACATTACCTACCTCACATCCTAAATATCAGCTTTCCCGGTGCCAATACGGAGACGATGCTGATGAACCTCGATATGGAAGGAATTGCGGCGGCAAGCGGCTCGGCTTGTACGTCGGGATCTCTGGAAATATCCCATGTACTCCAAGCAATGAAACTTTCTGATCCTGTTTTGCGCTCCGCGATTCGTTTTAGTTTCGGTTTGGGTAATACTACTCAAGAAATGGAGCACACTGCCCAAAAAATTGGAACCATCCTTAATCGGTTACGTAAATAG
- a CDS encoding phage holin family protein, producing MEWKMIFELIDPRLLIVVAACWVIGWVLKRTPKVPDWSIVYIVIIVAVWLTIGLLGWSVEAIIQGILAGSFAVFGHQAIKQTKEGIKL from the coding sequence ATGGAATGGAAAATGATTTTTGAACTTATTGATCCGCGGCTACTAATCGTTGTGGCTGCATGCTGGGTTATTGGCTGGGTTCTGAAGAGAACCCCTAAAGTTCCGGATTGGAGCATCGTATACATTGTGATAATCGTTGCTGTCTGGTTGACGATCGGTCTGCTTGGATGGTCGGTTGAAGCGATTATTCAGGGAATCCTTGCAGGGTCCTTTGCTGTATTTGGACACCAGGCAATCAAACAAACGAAAGAAGGGATTAAGTTATGA
- a CDS encoding N-acetylmuramoyl-L-alanine amidase, translated as MRKVWIDAGHGGKDPGAVGNGLKEKDIVLAVSLGVKKKLESDYEGVQVELSRSTDVFLELKERTDAANKAVADLLVSIHCNAGGGAGGFESFRYTNASAASRSLQNVLHSEIMIALKPYNVRDRGQKAANLHMCRESKMPAVLTENLFIDVANDAVKLKRQDVIDALIAGHVAGIAKYLGLKKKEGKPMSNPNRDINVASPWAVSAWEAATKLGYFDGTRPGSPITREELAIVIMRMENKK; from the coding sequence ATGAGGAAGGTATGGATTGATGCTGGTCATGGCGGGAAGGACCCGGGAGCTGTTGGTAATGGCCTTAAGGAAAAGGATATTGTCTTAGCGGTATCCCTCGGAGTGAAGAAGAAGCTGGAAAGTGATTACGAGGGAGTACAGGTGGAACTCTCTCGATCAACGGATGTATTTCTTGAGCTCAAAGAGCGGACGGATGCGGCCAACAAAGCCGTGGCGGATCTGCTGGTTTCCATACACTGTAACGCAGGCGGTGGCGCTGGTGGGTTTGAATCCTTCAGGTATACCAATGCTTCAGCTGCCTCACGGTCCCTACAAAATGTGCTGCATTCCGAGATCATGATTGCACTTAAGCCGTATAATGTGAGAGATCGTGGACAGAAGGCTGCGAACCTGCACATGTGCCGTGAATCTAAGATGCCGGCAGTTTTGACCGAAAACCTGTTTATCGATGTGGCGAATGATGCAGTGAAGCTTAAACGGCAGGATGTTATTGATGCATTGATTGCCGGTCATGTCGCGGGGATCGCGAAATATCTGGGACTCAAGAAAAAGGAGGGTAAACCTATGAGTAATCCAAACCGCGATATTAATGTGGCAAGCCCTTGGGCAGTATCTGCGTGGGAAGCAGCGACAAAGCTAGGATACTTTGATGGAACACGCCCTGGTTCACCCATTACACGTGAAGAATTGGCTATTGTCATAATGCGAATGGAAAACAAGAAGTAA
- a CDS encoding XkdX family protein, translated as MFNSDFERLSYYYEKKWVSDVQLRLYVQFGVISAAEFKVITGKDYKG; from the coding sequence ATGTTCAACAGTGATTTTGAAAGATTGTCCTATTACTACGAGAAGAAATGGGTGTCCGATGTTCAACTTCGGCTTTACGTTCAGTTCGGCGTCATCTCCGCCGCAGAGTTTAAGGTAATCACCGGAAAAGACTATAAGGGTTGA
- a CDS encoding PA14 domain-containing protein produces the protein MKSFIKKGFNLLLASGLIASVLLQAEVTNASSVPFTQGAGYQQGAYDTEAMQPVGYNWDHNSRYAGVTKNPFVKWTYQTKGVNPLPLVIDRDGTVITTSRNVSADTSEIYAINSDGSLKWKTLMGGQSLYTSPVISADKNLIMQDNYSLININSDNGTKMSFSDSFINKINYFYEPVIDREGTVYTAGVGPTSALIAFKPDGKVKWSTGNSSYYKSDMVLSKEGKLYFKYSGKGYNLLTAYNSVNGNKLWDYGIEVYGSNGIGTVPAIGSDGTIYIVDASGYIHAINPDGSVKWKKELPNSLNKNVADPIVGRNGSIYVPHPDKNLYAYDSFGNPKWVFKTTSKVSTPLIDKNNNIYFVEGKNVKAINSDGQEIWSYTLDWYDNAHGYSVAIASDGTIYVEDNQGKLYAIGGDVEVSTPTNPEEGQHGLRAEYFNNDDLTDKKVDRIDSNIDFDWDLGSPDPLIDPETFSVRWTGKIQSERTGTHNFHIYSDDGARLWINNKLIIDHWVPQGDGELTGQIWLEAGEKYDFKMEYFNGATYGRAQLSWSDSDFLFKEVISSKAFYLN, from the coding sequence TTGAAATCATTTATTAAAAAAGGATTTAATTTACTATTAGCTTCAGGGTTAATCGCATCAGTGTTACTGCAAGCAGAAGTTACAAACGCGTCATCAGTTCCATTTACTCAGGGGGCAGGATATCAGCAAGGAGCTTATGATACAGAAGCTATGCAACCAGTAGGTTATAATTGGGATCACAACTCACGATATGCTGGAGTTACAAAAAATCCATTTGTTAAGTGGACATATCAAACTAAAGGAGTAAATCCATTACCTTTAGTAATTGATAGAGATGGAACAGTAATTACAACAAGTCGCAATGTTTCGGCTGATACCAGTGAAATATATGCTATAAATTCAGATGGGAGCTTGAAGTGGAAGACATTAATGGGTGGACAAAGTTTGTATACTTCACCAGTAATAAGTGCTGATAAAAATCTTATAATGCAGGATAATTATTCTCTCATAAACATTAATAGTGACAATGGAACAAAGATGTCATTTAGTGACAGTTTTATAAATAAGATAAATTATTTCTACGAACCAGTTATTGATAGAGAAGGAACAGTGTACACAGCTGGCGTTGGACCAACTAGTGCTTTGATTGCTTTCAAACCTGACGGAAAAGTAAAATGGTCAACGGGAAATTCTAGTTATTATAAAAGTGATATGGTTCTATCTAAAGAAGGAAAATTGTACTTCAAATATAGTGGGAAAGGTTACAATTTATTAACCGCCTATAATTCAGTGAACGGCAACAAATTATGGGACTATGGTATAGAGGTCTATGGTAGTAATGGTATTGGAACTGTACCTGCTATTGGAAGCGATGGAACAATATACATTGTTGATGCATCGGGATATATACATGCAATAAATCCTGATGGTAGTGTTAAATGGAAAAAAGAATTACCAAATAGCTTAAATAAAAATGTTGCTGACCCTATAGTCGGAAGAAACGGTTCAATTTATGTGCCTCACCCTGATAAAAACCTATACGCTTATGATTCTTTCGGAAATCCAAAGTGGGTTTTTAAAACCACTAGTAAAGTATCCACTCCTCTAATTGATAAAAATAATAATATATATTTTGTTGAGGGCAAGAATGTAAAAGCAATAAACTCGGATGGTCAAGAGATATGGTCATACACATTGGATTGGTATGATAATGCTCATGGATATAGTGTAGCAATAGCCTCAGATGGAACAATCTATGTTGAAGATAATCAAGGGAAATTATATGCAATTGGTGGTGATGTTGAAGTAAGTACTCCAACCAACCCAGAAGAGGGACAACACGGATTACGCGCTGAGTATTTCAACAATGATGACTTAACAGATAAAAAGGTAGATCGAATAGATTCCAATATAGATTTTGATTGGGACTTAGGTTCTCCAGATCCATTAATCGATCCAGAAACGTTTTCAGTACGATGGACAGGAAAGATTCAATCAGAACGTACAGGTACTCATAACTTTCATATTTATTCAGATGATGGAGCCAGATTGTGGATCAACAATAAGTTGATAATTGATCATTGGGTTCCCCAAGGTGATGGAGAGTTAACAGGCCAAATTTGGTTAGAGGCCGGTGAAAAATACGACTTTAAAATGGAGTATTTTAACGGAGCGACTTATGGGCGTGCTCAGCTTTCATGGTCCGATAGTGATTTTTTGTTTAAGGAAGTAATATCATCTAAAGCTTTCTATTTGAATTAA